Within Thermococcus celer Vu 13 = JCM 8558, the genomic segment TCCTTAACGGCCAGCTCGAAGGTGTAACCGAGGTTGACTTCAACGAAGCTTTTAACGCGCTCTTCCACCGGCCTCTCCGGCGTCGGAACACGCTCCTTGATGATCTTCCTCTTAACCGCCATCACTGCTCACCTCCCTGGAGGGCCTTCATGTACTCCTGCATCGCCAGCATCTCCATATCCGTGTAGTACCCGGTCCTGGCTATCAGCTCGTCCCAGGCGACCTTGTAGGCGTCGAAGCCCGGCCCGTCTATGCACGCGAACTTAACCTCACCGCCAACGGTTACACGGCAGGAGCCGCACATGCCGGTTCCGTCCACCATTATTGGGTGCAGGTCGGCCTCCATCGGGATCCCGAACTCCTTAACAACCTGGAACACCGCCTTCTGGTCTCCGGTCGGGCCGACCATGAAGACGAAGTCGAAGTGCTCCGTCTCGAGAAGTTCGCGTACCTTCTCCGTGAGCCTCTTCGTGACGTTCTTCATGTTCTCCCTCATGTCCTTGGTCATGTCCATCGGGACAGGCTCGACGATGTGCCTGCCCACCGCCTTCTCGAAGTCCTCCTTCATGACGACCATCGGCTCGAAGGTCACGTGCAGTGTCGTAACGTCGTTCCCGATCTCCTGCCAGGCCCTGGCTATCGGGTACACCTCCACTATACCGGTGTAAGCCCCAATCGCCAGCACCCTTCCGAGCTTCTTCATCTCCGCGGGGTTTCCGAGCGGGCCGGCGACGTTGAGTAGCTCGTCACCCACCTTCAGCTCGTTGGCCATCCTCATCGTGGTCTTTCCGCGGATGAACGTCATGAGGGTTATCCATCCCTCCTCCCTGTCCCACATGATGGGTGTGAGTGGGATCCTCTCACCGTTCTTGAACGCCCTGACGATGACGAACTGGCCGGGCTGAACCTTCCTGGCAACGTGCGGGGCGTGAACCTTGTACCACACGTTCCTCATGGCAACCTCCTTCTTCTCGAGGATCTTATACACAATGAACACCTCCGTACATGAGCTCAAAGTTGGTCATCTAAGGGTTAGCAACCGGGAGTGCTTATAAATGTGTTGTTAACCTATGGTTCAATACTCGGAAGGATTCTCGATATTCATAGGAAAAGACTAAAAAACGTTCGCGAAAAACAGGGGGTGGGTGAAGCCCATGAAGAAAATGGTGTATCGCATTTCCATCCCGCTCGCCGCGCTGTTCCTGTTCTGGCCGGTTCTTTACGGTAACCTAACGGTGCTCCGCAGGATACCCGGGGACCCCGCGCTTCAGGCCATTGCAGGGGTTCTGGTCTTCGGTGGCCTCGCTTATCTCAGCTATGATGAAGGCGAAGACGAAGGGATCACAGCTTCCTGAGGAAGGTTATGTAGCCCGTGTGGGCGAGCATCGTCGTCTTCGGCCTCATGCACTCCCTCTTTACCTCGTGCTCCCTGACCAGTACCTCGACGACCCTCGGTTTGTAGAACTCCCCTCGATACTCCTGGAAAGCCTGGAAGAAGCGGTGGACCTGGTTGGCGCAGGGGGTGTAAGCCACGAAGTAACCTCCGGGTCGGAGGACCTCAATGGCGTGGGGTAGGACTTTCTCCGGTTGCGGTAGGTCGAGGACGATGTGGTCGGCGTGATCCTCCTCTATGCCCTCGTAGATGTTCCCGAGCTTTATCGTCACCCTGTCCGAAAAGCCGGCCATCTCGACGTTCTTCCTTGCTATCTCCGCGTGGTCTTCCCGAACCTCGTAGCTGATGACCCGCCCCTGGGGGCCAACGACGTTCGCGAGGAACAGCGTGAGCGCCCCGCTACCGGCCCCGGCCTCTACAACGGTATCACCGGATGAGATGCCGGCGTAGGCGATGATTATCCCCGCGTCCTTCGGGTGGACGATCTGGGGACCGCGCTGCATCTTGGCTATGATGTCGTTGATGTCGGGTTTGAGAACCCTGAAGGTCTCCCCCCTGTGACTGCTTATCGAGGTTCCGTGGTCCTTTCCTATGAGCTCACCGAGATCGAGTACCCCCAGGTCGGTATGGAACTCCCGATTTGAGACCGCCACGAGGTACCGCTTTCCCCTCCTGTCGATGAGAAGAACCCTATCACCCTCCCGAATCAAACGCCTCACGCCCCTTCTTTACGGTCACACCGTCTTTGGACAGCCCGAACACCATAGATGCAATCTCCTCCAGCATGGCCAGGTGGGCCCTCTCCAGTACGTCCACGTTGATGAGGTGCACGCTGGCCCAGTCCTCCATGGGGATCGTGCTTATCCCCGTGATCAGGGCTTTTATCGCCCCGTCCCCTCCGAAGCGGATGTAATGGGCGAGGCCGAAGGTCACGAAGTACTCGGGTTTGGTGGGAGAGTGTATCATTCTGTTAACGATGGCGTGGTAGTTCTTGAGGAAGTCCTGTGGGTTGTAGGACGGAACGACCTCATCTATGACCTCCCCGTAACTGGCCGACCCGGGCCCGATTTTAACGATCTTTATCCTCTTTATGAGTTCGAGCACGCGGGAGTACGCCTTAACCGGGGCCCCGCGTATGTAGTTCCTGAACAGGAGATCCCCCACTCCAAAGAAGTCCCCTATGGCGATCTCCCCCCTCTTCACGAGTCTGGGTATCAGGAAACCCCATGAGAACTCCTCGAGAGGATAGGTGGATGTATACTCGATAAGGACCATATCTCCCCCCTCGGCCCCTCCGAGGAGGTACTTCTCGAGGATGGGAATCTCCATAGGACTCACCAAAAGGGTTTTTAACCGCTCCTCTTTTAAACCTTGTTGGGTGTAGGGAATGAAACGATTCGTGGTGTGGCCCAGCGAGCTGGATTCAAGGCTCAGCAGGCGTTACGGCAGGATGGTTGGTAAAGAGTTCGCGGTCGAGGCCCCAGAGGTTCAGGAGATAGCCGACGCGGCGAAGGCCCTTGGTATGAAGGTGATCGAGATCGACGGGTCAAAGCTCAACCCCCGTCTGGCCGGCATCGACGAGGAGTACCGCCTCAGGGGAATGCTACGCCTCGAGAGCAAGCACCCCAAGGGGAAGAGCCTGAGAATGCTTGGGCAGAAGGTCAGGGAAATCAGAAAGATCCAGGTCAAAGCCGGGAGCAAGAAGCGCAAATCCCGGAAGAAAAAGAGGTGATCACTCCTCTTCGGTCTCCACGACTATGGCTGTGGTAGTGTCGATAACGCCGTCGATGTTGTGGATGTCGTGGAGTATCTTTCTCGTGAGTTCCCCGAGGTCCTTGGCCTCTATGTGGACTATCGCATCGTAGGGGCCGGTGACGGCGTCCGCCTTCGTAACGCCCGGGATCTGCTTGAGGGCTTCTATAACGCTCTCGACTTTTCCAATCTCTACGGTCAACAAAACATACGACCTGACCATTTTCCACCACCGCTGAAAGGTTTTACGTTTTTATCTACCCTTCCATCTCATTTAAGCTTTTCGTAGTTTTTCAAGGGGTTTTTAAGATGGTCACACGATCCAACGGACCCGGGGTATTCCATCAACATAAAAATCGTCGTATCATTAAAAGGTACATCGAAAGCTTTATTACGGAATTCGCTGTAAAAATCAATGCCCTAATGTGCAGGGGTGGTTGTTAATGAAGGCAAAAACGGCAATGGCCCTGCTGGTTGTGTTTTTAGTGGCCTTTTCTGTCGCCGCCAGCGGCTGCATCGGCGGGGGCAAGAGTGCCACAACGACGATTTCCCAGAGCAGCACGGGTGGCTCCGGTGGAGGGACGACCTCGAGTTCGAGCTCGGAAACCTCCCCCACGGGTACCACAACGACCCCCGCTCAGGTCAATCCAGGAATACTCGAGATGGACGAGGTTTACGTCATAGTCACGGACAAAAGCGTTGTCATCGTCGGCCCGAAGGGCGCGAGCCCGACCGTGAACATTCCCTCAGGCAAGAAGGTCATAAAGGTCCAGTACGAGGTTGACAAGGATAACACCCCCGACATCAAGACCCTCATGGAGCAGGGGCAGGGATTCGGTGCCATCGACCCCGCCTTCTTCCGTGACGAGCACGTCGATGCCCTTATCGTGGCCGCGAGGCGCCAGACCGACCCGACGATAAGAACCGAGCTCTTCAAAGCAGTTTACATGCTCGGAAACAAGCTGGTTCCCGAGGTTATCCTCGGTCAGAACAGGCAGCTCCGCGTTTACTGGGACTGGGTCAAGGGTCGCTACTACCACCCGACCCTGGCCGAGCGCTACGACCTCCTCAGCGAGGACAAGAACGCCCCCTCCGTCAAGATAGGTATCAAGGACTACACTAACGACCCCGATACCTACGTGATAGCCACCATCGGCTGGCCGGAGAGCTTCGACCCGGCCATGACCTACGAGACCTTCGGATGGGAGGTATGGCACGAGATCGGCGATACCCTCGTCACCTACTGGAAGGAGAACACCGAGCAGGTCAGCCCGGACCTGGCCGTCGCCTGGGCCCACAACGAGGACGGCACCGAGTGGTACTTCCTCATCCGCGGTGGAGTGAAGGCCTACGACCCGTGGGACGACAAGACCTATCCGATAGACGCCACGGACGTCGCGTTCACCTTCCTCCGCGTTGAGAGGCTCGGGCACAGCGTCAGCTGGATGGTCGATGCATTTATGGACGTCAACCACTCCGCGGCCATCACGGAGGACGAGTTCGACCAGTACCTCAAGGATCACCCGCTCGTGGCGGAGTTCAACGGCAAGAGCACCCAGGTCAAGAGCGTTGACGAGCTCAAGAAGTTCTTTGGCTACAGCGGTGATACCGCCGGTGTCTTCAAGCTCGTCCTTCCGGCCCCCTACGCGCCCGTCCTTGGAATACTCGCCGACCCGTTCCTCAGCGTCGTTCCGATGGAGTACCTCCTCGGCGACACGTATCAGGAGGCCCTCCAGTCAAGTACAACCCGCACTACTGGAACGCCACCGCCAATCCGGGACACAAGAGCGTTATCTACGTCATCAACAGCGACGCCATGGCGAGGATTAACCTGTTCAAGACCGGGACCGTGGATGTAGTCGCCATACCGCCCGAGAAGATGGACACCGTCAAGGGACTCGAACTCAACGGCTTTAAGTCCGTGGTTCAGACCGACATCCTCCAGCCGATACTGACCTTCCTCGTCTTCAACACTCAGAGGGAACCCTTCAACAACCCACTCGTAAGGGAGGCCTTGGCCTACGCCGTTCCCTACGACCAGATATCCCAGATCGTCTATAAGGGACTGCTCGAGAGGAACTACGGACCGATACCGAAGCCCTGGCCCGGCTACACGGAGGAGGGAATAATCAAGTACGACTACAACCTCGCCAAGGCCCAGCAGCTCCTCCAGAAGGCCGGCGTCGACCCGAGCAAGTACAAGATAGAGCTCATCTACAACGAGGGCAACTCGGCGCGCGAGAAGATAATGACGCTTCTCCAGAACGTCTGGAGCCAGCTCGGCTTCCAGGTTACGGTCAACAGCTACAACTGGCCCACCTACCTCGACAAGACCGAGCACGGCGAGTACGACGTCTACGTCGTCGGCTGGGTTCCGGACTATCTCGACTCTGACAACTGGGTTGGGCCGTTCCTCTACGGCGCCACGGAGTTCAAGAGCCTTGAGGTAAACGTGAGCTGATAAAGGTTTCCTTTTCCATATTTTTGCGTCTTTCTCCGGAGATATCATAGAACACAGGGGTGATCGAGTTGGCCAACCTGAAGAAGTTCCTAATACGGAGGTTCCTCACCTTCATACCCACCCTCATCGGGGTCACCCTCATCGTTTTCCTGATAGCGTACGTCATTCCGGCGGACGTTGCCAGGGCATGGGCCGGAGGTGAGAAGGCCAGCCAGGAGTACATGGAGCAGATAAGGAGGGAGTACCACCTCGACAGGCCGTGGTACGACCAGTACTGGTTCCTCACCAGTGGACTCATAAAGAACAGCATAGTTGACCCGAGAACCTCCAACTACGTTTTCGACGATATAGGGAAGAGGTTTCCGGTGACCTTCGAGCTGGCCCTGGTGGCGTTCTTCTTCATACTCATAATAGGCATCCCCCTCGGTATAATCTCCGCCCTCAAGCGTAACACATGGGTGGACACCGTTATCAGGTTCTTCGCCCTCACCGGCGTTTCCATGCCCATCTTCTGGCTGGGGTACCTTTTGATATACGTGTTCTTCGTCAAGATTCACTGGATAACCCTCGCCGGTTTTCCAGCTCCCCCTGAGCACCAGATAACCCACATACCGATGATAGACGCCCTGCTGACCGGTGACTTCTCGACGTTCAGTCAACACCTCCACAGGCTCTGGTTGCCCGGTTTCACCCTCGGCTTCATGGGTTCGGGAGTCCTCGCAAGGTTCGTGAGGAACAGTTTCCTCGAGGCCATAAGCAGTGATTACGTTGCCTTCCTCAAGGCCAAGGGGGTCCCCAAGATGACCATATACCGTCACGCGCTAAAGAACGCAATGGTACCCATCGTCACCGTTCTCGGCCTCCAGTTCGGTGGGCTCCTTGGGGGGACGCCCATCACAGAGACCGTCTTTGGTCTGCCGGGAATGGGCTTCTACGTCGTGGATTCCATCAGAAACCTTGACTTTCCGGCGGTCGTGGCGATAACCATGGTCTTTGCCCTGATATTCCTCATAACGAACCTGGTTGTGGACGTACTCTACGCCTTCATAGACCCGAGGGTGAGGTACTGACGGGGTGATACAATGGGAAGGGAAGAATACGCCAAAAACTTCCTTGATAGGTTCTCGGATGCCATCGTTGAGGCTCTCGGCTCCTTTATCAGTCTCTTCAAAAAGGACTGGAAGGTGAAGAACCGCTCCAAGATGGAAGAGTGGAAGCTCATGCTCTACGCCCTGAACCGTTCGCCGCCGGGACTCATAGGCCTGTTCCTCGTGTTGATATTCGTGTTCCTCGGTATCTTCGGACCCCGCCTGGCCCCCTGGAGCTACCGCTTCTTCCCGAGCAACTACAACTTCAACACCTACCTCGCCCCCCCGGGTTCAACGTACACCATGAACGTTACCGAACTGAGGGGAGGTAACATAATCCAGTACACGGCCACGATACAATACCTCCTCGGCGCCGACCATTACGGCAGGGACCTCCTGAGTTTAATCCTCTACGGCGCGAGGGTGTCCTTCGTGATATCCATAATCGTCATAGCCTTAGGCGTTCCCCTGGGTATCATACTGGGGTTGGTAGCCGGGTACTACGGGGGCAAGGTGGACGAACTGGTGATGCGTCTCACAGACATCTTCCTCGCGTTCCCCGCCCTCATACTGGCCATAGCCTTCTCGGCGGTGCTTCCCCAGAGGCTCCAGAACTTCATATCCGCCCACGGGTCGATTCAGAGTTTCGTGCTGTGGCTCTTCGCCCTCAAGCCTCAGGACGCCGGCAACCTCGGAAAGCTCCTCGCCGTCATACTGGCCATGATAATCGTCTGGTGGCCCGCCTACGCGAGGATAACACGCGGTTCTACCTTAACCGAGAGGGAAAACCTCTACGTGGAAGCCGCGAGGGCGATAGGGCTCAGCTCGAGGACGATAATGTTCAAACACATCCTGCCTAACATAATCGGGCCGATACTCGTCTACATCACCCTCGACTTCGGTGGTGTGATCCTGATGGAAGCGGGTCTGAGCTTCCTCGGTCTCGGTGCGACACCCCCGATAGCCGACTGGGGAAGGATAGTCTACGACGGCTCCCAGTACTTCCCGGAGAAGTGGTGGCTGGTCACCTTCTCGGGTCTGATGATAATGCTCGTCGCCCTCGGCTGGAACCTCCTCGGCGACACCATGAGGGACATCCTCGACCCGAAGACGAGGAGGAGCATAGAGTTCAAAGTCAAGAAGGCCAAGAAGGGGGATGAGAGCAATGCCTGAACCCATCCTTGAAGTCCGAGACCTCACGGTCCACTTCTACACCTACGCGGGCATAGTCAAGGCCATCGAAAAGGTCTCCTTTGACGTTTACCGCGGCGAGACCTTCGCGATCGTCGGGGAGACCGGCTGTGGAAAGAGCGTCACATCAAGGGCGTTGACCCAGCTCATCGAGAGCCCCGGGAAGATAGTCGGGGGAAGCGTTATCTACCACCGCGAGGACGGCACGACCGTCGACCTGCTGAAGCTTTCACCGGAGGAGATACGGGAGATCAGGGGCAAGGAGATAGCATATATCTTCCAGGACCCACACGCCTCCCTCGACCCTCTGTACACAGTCGGCTATCAGATCGCCGAGGCCATGGTGGTCCACAAGACCGTGAAGGACTGGAAGGAGGGTCTCAAAAGGGCCGTGGACATACTCAGGCGCGTCCTCATCCCTGACCCGGAGAGCAGGGTGAAAAACTACCCCCACGAGATGAGCGGTGGAATGAAGCAGCGCGTCGTAATAGGGACGGGTGTCTCGAACAACCCGAAGATACTCATAGCGGACGAACCCACGACCGCGCTGGACGTCACGGTGCAGGCCCAGATACTCGACCTCATGAACAAACTAAAGGAGGAGTACAACACCACGCTCATTCTCATCACCCACAACATGGGCGTCGTCGCCGAGATGGCCGACCGCGTGGCGGTTATGTACGCCGGGAAGATAGTCGAGGTGGGGTCCGTCGATCAGATATTCAAGAACCCTCTCCACCCCTACACCCAGGGCCTCCTGAGAGCGGTTCCGAACCCGCTGGCCGAGATAAAGACCCTCGAGACGATACCTGGAACCGTCCCGAACCTGATAGAGCCGCCCAGCGGCTGCCGCTTCCACCCGAGGTGCCCCCACACCATGGAGGTCTGCAGGGAGAAGGTTCCTGAGCTGAAGGAGATGGAGCCGGGTCACTTCGTTGCCTGCCACCTGTACTGAGGTGATATAATGAGCGAGCCGATACTCGAGGTTAAGCACCTCAAGAAGTACTTTCCGATTAGGGGTCTTTTAAGGACCGAGGGCTATGTTAAGGCGGTGGACGACGTCAGCTTCACGATAAGCCGGGGCGAAACCTTCGGTCTCGTCGGGGAGAGCGGGTGCGGGAAGACCACCACGGGAAGAACCATCCTCCGCCTCATAGAACCAACGGACGGACAGATACTCTTTCAGG encodes:
- a CDS encoding ABC transporter permease produces the protein MGREEYAKNFLDRFSDAIVEALGSFISLFKKDWKVKNRSKMEEWKLMLYALNRSPPGLIGLFLVLIFVFLGIFGPRLAPWSYRFFPSNYNFNTYLAPPGSTYTMNVTELRGGNIIQYTATIQYLLGADHYGRDLLSLILYGARVSFVISIIVIALGVPLGIILGLVAGYYGGKVDELVMRLTDIFLAFPALILAIAFSAVLPQRLQNFISAHGSIQSFVLWLFALKPQDAGNLGKLLAVILAMIIVWWPAYARITRGSTLTERENLYVEAARAIGLSSRTIMFKHILPNIIGPILVYITLDFGGVILMEAGLSFLGLGATPPIADWGRIVYDGSQYFPEKWWLVTFSGLMIMLVALGWNLLGDTMRDILDPKTRRSIEFKVKKAKKGDESNA
- a CDS encoding DUF257 family protein translates to MEIPILEKYLLGGAEGGDMVLIEYTSTYPLEEFSWGFLIPRLVKRGEIAIGDFFGVGDLLFRNYIRGAPVKAYSRVLELIKRIKIVKIGPGSASYGEVIDEVVPSYNPQDFLKNYHAIVNRMIHSPTKPEYFVTFGLAHYIRFGGDGAIKALITGISTIPMEDWASVHLINVDVLERAHLAMLEEIASMVFGLSKDGVTVKKGREAFDSGG
- a CDS encoding signal recognition particle protein Srp19, which encodes MKRFVVWPSELDSRLSRRYGRMVGKEFAVEAPEVQEIADAAKALGMKVIEIDGSKLNPRLAGIDEEYRLRGMLRLESKHPKGKSLRMLGQKVREIRKIQVKAGSKKRKSRKKKR
- a CDS encoding sulfide/dihydroorotate dehydrogenase-like FAD/NAD-binding protein; its protein translation is MYKILEKKEVAMRNVWYKVHAPHVARKVQPGQFVIVRAFKNGERIPLTPIMWDREEGWITLMTFIRGKTTMRMANELKVGDELLNVAGPLGNPAEMKKLGRVLAIGAYTGIVEVYPIARAWQEIGNDVTTLHVTFEPMVVMKEDFEKAVGRHIVEPVPMDMTKDMRENMKNVTKRLTEKVRELLETEHFDFVFMVGPTGDQKAVFQVVKEFGIPMEADLHPIMVDGTGMCGSCRVTVGGEVKFACIDGPGFDAYKVAWDELIARTGYYTDMEMLAMQEYMKALQGGEQ
- a CDS encoding tRNA (adenine-N1)-methyltransferase; the encoded protein is MIREGDRVLLIDRRGKRYLVAVSNREFHTDLGVLDLGELIGKDHGTSISSHRGETFRVLKPDINDIIAKMQRGPQIVHPKDAGIIIAYAGISSGDTVVEAGAGSGALTLFLANVVGPQGRVISYEVREDHAEIARKNVEMAGFSDRVTIKLGNIYEGIEEDHADHIVLDLPQPEKVLPHAIEVLRPGGYFVAYTPCANQVHRFFQAFQEYRGEFYKPRVVEVLVREHEVKRECMRPKTTMLAHTGYITFLRKL
- a CDS encoding ABC transporter permease, giving the protein MANLKKFLIRRFLTFIPTLIGVTLIVFLIAYVIPADVARAWAGGEKASQEYMEQIRREYHLDRPWYDQYWFLTSGLIKNSIVDPRTSNYVFDDIGKRFPVTFELALVAFFFILIIGIPLGIISALKRNTWVDTVIRFFALTGVSMPIFWLGYLLIYVFFVKIHWITLAGFPAPPEHQITHIPMIDALLTGDFSTFSQHLHRLWLPGFTLGFMGSGVLARFVRNSFLEAISSDYVAFLKAKGVPKMTIYRHALKNAMVPIVTVLGLQFGGLLGGTPITETVFGLPGMGFYVVDSIRNLDFPAVVAITMVFALIFLITNLVVDVLYAFIDPRVRY
- a CDS encoding ABC transporter ATP-binding protein; amino-acid sequence: MPEPILEVRDLTVHFYTYAGIVKAIEKVSFDVYRGETFAIVGETGCGKSVTSRALTQLIESPGKIVGGSVIYHREDGTTVDLLKLSPEEIREIRGKEIAYIFQDPHASLDPLYTVGYQIAEAMVVHKTVKDWKEGLKRAVDILRRVLIPDPESRVKNYPHEMSGGMKQRVVIGTGVSNNPKILIADEPTTALDVTVQAQILDLMNKLKEEYNTTLILITHNMGVVAEMADRVAVMYAGKIVEVGSVDQIFKNPLHPYTQGLLRAVPNPLAEIKTLETIPGTVPNLIEPPSGCRFHPRCPHTMEVCREKVPELKEMEPGHFVACHLY
- a CDS encoding Lrp/AsnC family transcriptional regulator — encoded protein: MVRSYVLLTVEIGKVESVIEALKQIPGVTKADAVTGPYDAIVHIEAKDLGELTRKILHDIHNIDGVIDTTTAIVVETEEE